A genome region from Setaria italica strain Yugu1 chromosome III, Setaria_italica_v2.0, whole genome shotgun sequence includes the following:
- the LOC101771069 gene encoding TPD1 protein homolog 1B yields MVCFQKHAAAIVIVLSFLLLGCEANDPPSSSTVKHKKMEATVHVRKLLNLTAVEAVTAENRWKAAAPSECSEDAVVVSQSEAGERPGGMPCYSVTITNTCVS; encoded by the exons ATGGTTTGCTTTCAGAAACATGCCGCTGCCATAGTGATTGTGCTCAGCTTCCTCCTCCTAGGTTGTGAAGCCAATGAtcctccatcttcctccacgGTCAAGCACAAGAAGATGGAGGCCACCGTGCACGTCCGCAAGCTACTCAACCTCA CTGCCGTGGAGGCGGTGACGGCGGAGAACCGCtggaaggcggcggcgccgagcgaGTGCTCGGAGGACGCCGTGGTGGTGTCCCAGTCGGAGGCGGGCGAGCGGCCGGGCGGCATGCCGTGCTACAGCGTGACCATCACCAACACCTGCGTGTCCTGA
- the LOC101771460 gene encoding LOW QUALITY PROTEIN: uncharacterized protein LOC101771460 (The sequence of the model RefSeq protein was modified relative to this genomic sequence to represent the inferred CDS: inserted 2 bases in 1 codon; substituted 1 base at 1 genomic stop codon): protein MAELASGAVSSLLGVIRDEMRRLGRVRGDVQFIREEMESMNSFLLHLARTAPPGREHDEQVGTWMNQVRQLAQDCNNRIDLYLYRGNPDIQRARGGLWRRYLWWVPWFLQKMDAQHHAAAQLRALKDRARDVGERRLRYGVEVPGKHDDKEKEVPAARGGDGDDGDDQLAAASHNYSTTSSRRRAELLEPRTPEDFLKWKLTEWIDEMRTKSFLAIVAPQSHDEEVCALACEVLDAKXYANYVLVDLPAVYLEFLPLRPKDILFYILRGSRAXQRGRISPSQPQLQHVSRWRAESIRKWDAYFEKKKEFDEIKYSIQKMKVYDKLEEVKNEVLQVKGDHLRLDLTKEVGHRLYFFDKPLGALLLLLLKSAAAAAQQDRVSKMKLEMATLAACYKYFIEATAKKLQEHLEGGAKQPIRLDRRQYEDILREVFPKTSDTKDQEQDTEQATKISITTTLDENQIKGIVDKVRQQILREVLPMTGGGSKPQQEDSTQLAMQDTKTTTTTLGDEDLIKETRHDDSLVIVQRVTEAESNRKQTAGKLDGSMVEETMERIETIKRKIKTQLNIKGIMDRIEQLLDDKITNTMVILKIGGTMDRSVWEETRNALSLLGCVGGALIITTSKGTQRAKEYCYPPWEPIDYSVVGPYHATVLALASQKMQQDAQIFRDIVDECAPHEFCMKIFAHALYAKPKRSNEELHQLLSTLKAVSPKTFIGIAKKMLKFSFNDLPKEYKSCLLYLSIFPQGHNIRRSTLIGRWVAEGLITKEDWSTSVRQAERCFDALIERWLVYPGYIGATGKVESCVVGAQIHGFITKIAKKQHIVEARLSHHLAGHFSIFNDVRLRGSDRIDDFFRKLPKSHQLSLLKVLDLEGCHCFGGKNQSYLKDICSNISLLKYLSLKRTNVTQLPSEINHLHELEVLDIRQTEVPALATKNILLLKLKRLLAGHTVPSPSNTDAGMAVQVPDKIGKMLNMEVLSNVKPRSGRDLEDIGTLWQLKKLGLVIKEYGDLINLAGAISNLHESLRSLSITLPITSCDGTLSSTEFPYDIDSHLTYGPKLLESLSICGTTAKGSLLSVLAKYGDCLVKVTLSRASLNHDELNILAKLPMLSCVRLRHIVCAQRKVSFKENEFQKLKYILVEGSNITDINFQHREVLELEKIVLSSTGYLKSLSGVNHHRKLKELELNNSSRLLSLFDSAEKIAKLTLRGTFLMQRDLKILGKKPNMRCLVLLNKSCAQRELTFNKDEFPKLNILIVCCPNITKINFTNRSALKLEKIAWTFTNNKLEQAKGDAAKEDGDAARFPFCW from the exons ATGGCCGAGCTCGCGTCGGGCGCCGTGAGCTCGCTTCTGGGCGTCATCCGCGATGAGATGCGGCGGCTGGGCCGCGTCCGGGGCGACGTGCAGTTCATCAGGGAGGAGATGGAGAGCATGAACAGCTTCCTGCTGCACCTGGCCCGGACGGCGCCTCCCGGCCGCGAGCACGACGAGCAGGTCGGGACGTGGATGAACCAGGTCCGGCAGCTCGCCCAGGACTGCAACAACCGCATCGACCTCTACCTGTACCGCGGCAACCCCGACATCCAGCGCGCCAGGGGCGGGCTCTGGCGGCGCTACCTCTGGTGGGTTCCCTGGTTCCTGCAGAAGATGGACGCGcagcaccacgccgccgcccagctGCGCGCCCTCAAGGACCGGGCGCGAGACGTCGGCGAGCGGCGGCTGAGGTACGGCGTCGAGGTCCCGGGGAAGCACGACGACAAGGAAAAGGAGGTACCTGCTGCACGAGGcggtgacggcgacgacggtgaCGATCAACTCGCGGCGGCGAGCCATAACTATTCTACTACTAGCAGTCGTCGAAGGGCAGAGTTATTGGAGCCTCGCACGCCGGAGGACTTCTTGAAGTGGAAGCTAACCGAGTGGATAGATGAAATGCGCACAAAATCATTCCTCGCTATTGTGGCACCACAATCACATGATGAAGAAGTCTGTGCTCTTGCATGTGAAGTTCTGGACGCGAAGTGATATGCCAACTATGTCCTGGTCGATCTCCCGGCAGTGTACCTGGAATTCCTACCGCTGCGACCCAAGGACATTCTGTTCTACATCCTGCGGGGAAGTCGAGC CCAGCGTGGCCGCATATCCCCATCCCAGCCCCAGCTGCAGCATGTTTCTAGATGGCGAGCTGAGAGCATAAGGAAATGGGATGCTTACTTTGAGAAAAAGAAGGAGTTTGATGAAATCAAgtatagcatccaaaaaatgaAGGTTTACGACAAGCTTGAAGAGGTCAAGAACGAGGTTCTGCAAGTGAAGGGCGACCACCTGCGGCTGGACCTGACAAAAGAGGTGGGACACAGATTATATTTCTTCGACAAACCCTTAGGCGCACTCCTCCTGCTGCTACTCAAGTCAGCTGCAGCGGCGGCTCAGCAAGATCGAGTAAGCAAAATGAAATTAGAAATGGCCACATTGGCAGCATGTTACAAATACTTCATCGAGGCAACAGCCAAGAAGCTTCAAGAGCATTTGGAAGGAGGTGCGAAGCAGCCGATTCGTCTCGATAGAAGACAATACGAGGACATCCTACGGGAGGTGTTCCCCAAGACCAGCGACACCAAGGACCAGGAGCAAGACACAGAGCAAGCAACGAAGATCTCCATCACCACTACATTGGATGAGAATCAAATCAAAGGAATTGTCGATAAGGTTAGACAACAAATCCTGCGGGAGGTGCTCCCCatgaccggcggcggcagcaagccCCAGCAGGAAGACAGCACGCAGCTGGccatgcaagacacaaagacCACAACCACTACATTGGGCGACGAGGATCTGATCAAAGAAACGAGACACGATGATAGCCTAGTAATCGTGCAGAGGGTGACGGAAGCCGAATCTAACAGGAAACAAACAGCAGGTAAACTGGATGGTTCTATGGTTGAAGAAACCATGGAGAGGATTGAGACCATCAAGCGGAAGATCAAAACGCAGCTGAATATCAAAGGGATCATGGACAGGATTGAACAACTTTTGGATGACAAAATCACCAACACCATGGTTATCCTCAAGATAGGTGGTACGATGGATAGATCCGTATGGGAGGAGACCAGAAACGCTTTGAGCCTGTTGGGTTGTGTGGGTGGTGCATTAATCATCACCACCTCAAAGGGCACCCAGCGGGCTAAAGAATATTGCTATCCACCATGGGAGCCTATTGACTACTCTGTTGTTGGCCCCTACCATGCCACTGTGCTAGCGCTAGCAAGCCAGAAGATGCAACAGGACGCCCAGATTTTCCGCGACATCGTGGATGAGTGTGCGCCACATGAATTCTGCATGAAGATCTTCGCTCATGCTTTGTACGCCAAGCCCAAGAGGAGCAATGAAGAACTGCACCAGCTGCTCAGCACCCTCAAGGCGGTTTCGCCAAAAACTTTTATCGGCATTGCTAAGAAGATGCTCAAGTTCTCATTCAATGATCTGCCCAAAGAGTACAAGTCCTGCTTGCTCTACCTGTCCATCTTCCCTCAAGGTCACAACATCAGGCGGTCAACCTTGATAGGGCGGTGGGTTGCAGAAGGTCTGATAACCAAGGAAGACTGGTCCACTTCGGTGCGTCAGGCTGAGCGATGTTTCGATGCACTTATCGAGAGGTGGCTTGTTTATCCTGGTTACATTGGCGCTACAGGAAAGGTCGAGAGCTGCGTGGTAGGTGCTCAAATCCACGGATTCATTACAAAGATAGCCAAGAAACAGCACATTGTGGAGGCACGCCTGTCACATCACCTGGCTGGCCACTTCTCCATTTTCAATGATGTCCGGCTGCGCGGCTCTGATAGAATCGACGATTTCTTTCGAAAGCTCCCCAAGTCACATCAATTGTCCCTGCTCAAGGTGCTTGATCTAGAAGGATGCCATTGCTTTGGTGGGAAAAACCAGTCCTACCTCAAGGACATCTGCAGCAATATCTCACTGCTCAAGTATCTGAGCCTGAAGAGAACAAATGTTACCCAGCTGCCTAGTGAAATCAACCACCTCCATGAGTTGGAGGTACTGGATATACGGCAGACTGAGGTACCTGCACTTGCAACAAAAAACATCCTGCTACTGAAGCTGAAGCGTCTGCTAGCTGGTCACACCGTTCCAAGTCCAAGCAATACTGACGCTGGCATGGCTGTCCAAGTTCCTGACAAGATTGGAAAAATGTTAAACATGGAGGTACTATCCAACGTCAAGCCACGGAGTGGTCGAGATTTGGAAGACATTGGAACTCTATGGCAACTGAAGAAGCTTGGTTTGGTTATCAAAGAGTATGGTGATCTTATTAATTTGGCTGGAGCCATCAGTAACCTACATGAGAGTCTCCGGTCTCTGTCGATCACTCTTCCCATAACCAGTTGTGACGGCACTCTTTCCAGCACAGAGTTTCCTTATGACATTGATTCTCACCTGACATACGGTCCCAAGCTTCTTGAGAGCCTAAGCATCTGCGGAACCACAGCAAAAGGGTCACTTCTTTCAGTGTTGGCCAAATACGGCGATTGCCTTGTCAAGGTAACTCTAAGTAGGGCCTCACTAAACCATGACGAGCTGAATATCCTTGCCAAGCTGCCAATGTTAAGCTGTGTTAGGCTCCGACACATTGTGTGCGCCCAGAGAAAGGTCAGCTTCAAGGAGaatgaatttcaaaaactcaaGTACATTCTTGTTGAAGGCTCCAACATCACTGATATCAACTTTCAACATAGAGAAGTTCTTGAGCTTGAGAAGATTGTTTTGTCCTCCACCGGCTACCTGAAGTCTCTTTCTGGAGTCAACCATCATCGAAAACTGAAGGAGCTTGAGTTGAACAACAGCAGCAGATTGCTTTCATTATTTGACAGTGCCGAAAAAATAGCCAAGCTAACTCTTCGTGGAACATTTCTCATGCAACGTGATCTAAAAATCCTCGGTAAGAAACCAAACATGCGCTGCCTAGTGCTCCTGAACAAGTCTTGTGCTCAAAGAGAGCTTACTTTCAACAAAGATGAGTTCCCAAAGCTCAATATTCTTATTGTTTGCTGCCCCAACATCACCAAGATCAACTTCACCAACAGATCTGCTCTTAAGCTCGAGAAGATTGCTTGGACCTTCACCAACAATAAACTAGAACAAGCAAAAGGAGATGCTGCAAAAGAGGATGGTGATGCTGCAAGATTCCCATTCTGCTGGTAG
- the LOC101775629 gene encoding transcription initiation factor TFIID subunit 15 yields the protein MAGYMSRGPPNGSVYVCNLPPGTDETMLAEYFGTIGLLKKDKRTGRPKIWIYRDKVTNEPKGDATVTYEDPHAASAAVDWFNNKDFHGSIIQVDIAESKSKDTFDSSTNLGIAADLGGQDELDSGVGRGRGRGDGPGKAWQQDGDWMCPNTSCGNVNFAFRGVCNRCGAARPAGVGGAGGGGGGRGRGRGSADARGSSRAGTAAAVGGPPGLFGPNDWPCPMCGNINWAKRTKCNICNTSKPGTNEGGVRGGRGGGYKELDEEELEEVKKRRKEVEEDDGEIYDEFGNLKKKFRAKSQHTESVQTLPGSGRAGWEVEQRGSSEREGRERSRDRGRVDYDEKESRNRDRGDHGRERRRSRSRSRSRDHDRERGRDRGRDHDYERSRERDRDRRHR from the exons ATGGCTGGATATATGTCAAGAGGGCCCCCAAACGGTTCGGTTTATGTGTGCAACCTGCCTCCTGGAACTGATGAGACTATGCTGGCTGAATATTTTGGCACCATAGGGTTGCTAAAG AAGGACAAAAGGACTGGGCGTCCAAAAATTTGGATATATAGAGACAAGGTTACAAATGAACCGAAGGGTGATGCAACAGTCACATATGAGGATCCACATGCTGCTTCAGCTGCTGTGGACTGGTTCAATAACAAGGATTTCCATGGAAGTATTATCCAGGTTGACATAGCTGAGTCAAAAAGTAAAGATACATTCGATAGCTCCACGAATTTGGGCATCGCTGCTGACCTTGGTGGACAAGATGAATTGGATAGCGGGGTTGGCAGAGGCAGAGGACGTGGTGATGGTCCAGGAAAGGCTTGGCAGCAAGATGGGGATTGGATGTGTCCAAATACAAG TTGTGGCAATGTAAACTTTGCCTTCCGTGGTGTTTGTAATCGCTGTGGAGCCGCTCGCCCTGCTGGTGTTGGgggagctggtggtggtggtggcggtagggGTAGAGGCCGTGGTAGCGCTGATGCAAGAGGAAGCAGCCGTGctggcactgctgctgctgttggtgGTCCACCTGGATTGTTTGGTCCAAATGATTGGCCATGTCCAAT GTGTGGCAACATAAACTGGGCTAAGCGgacaaaatgtaatatatgtAACACTTCCAAGCCTGGTACGAATGAAGGCGGTGTAAG gggtggccgtggtggtgggtACAAAGAGCTTGATGAAGAAGAACTAGAGGAAGTTAAAAAGCGTCGGAAAGAGGTCGAGGAG GATGATGGAGAGATATATGATGAGTTTGGCAACCTCAAAAAGAAATTCCGTGCTAAATCTCAGCATACTGAAAGTGTGCAGACTCTTCCTGGGTCAGGACGTGCTGGATGGGAAGTTGAGCAGCGTG GTTCCAGTGAAAGGGAAGGCAGGGAGAGGAGCAGGGATCGTGGTAGGGTCGATTATGATGAAAAGGAAAGCAGGAACAGGGATAGGGGTGATCATGGAAGGGAGCGGCGCCGGAGCCGTAGCCGAAGCCGGAGCAGAGACCATGACAGGGAAAGAGGGAGGGACAGGGGAAGAGACCATGACTACGAGAGGAGTCGGGAGCGGGACCGTGATCGCCGCCACAGGTGA
- the LOC101776035 gene encoding chromosome transmission fidelity protein 8: protein MQIRVRCGCGDSSCPEWAVVELQGVVQPQASFSGDIRGLHIGRLCSAPSPSSSKGGYTFTVGYHELAGTKVTLKKPLLVLRKKKVTGGAADQEPPTAAEEAELEVIGVIRHKILFKDRPKALISKPPTKEKKAVQPAAN, encoded by the exons ATGCAGATCCGCGTGCGTTGCGGGTGCGGCGATTCGTCGTGCCCGGAGTGGGCCGTCGTGGAGCTTCAGGGCGTGGTGCAGCCGCAGGCATCCTTCTCCGGCGACATCCGGGGGCTCCACATCGGCCGCCTCTGCTCTGCCCCCTCCCCGTCCTCTTCCAAG GGAGGGTACACCTTCACGGTGGGGTACCATGAACTCGCCGGGACGAAAGTGACCTTGAAGAAGCCCCTGCTGGTGctcaggaagaagaaggtgaccGGTGGTGCTGCGGATCAGGAgccaccgacggcggcggaggaggcggagctggaGGTGATCGGCGTCATCCGGCACAAGATCCTCTTCAAGGACCGCCCCAAGGCCCTCATCTCAA AGCCACCGACCAAGGAGAAGAAGGCCGTGCAGCCAGCAGCAAATTGA
- the LOC101776436 gene encoding pentatricopeptide repeat-containing protein At2g37320, whose product MPNHLFCRFKNRAVLPALAVIRLVVANFGTSSAVERSRKQRCANIHNALSVLDLVPTKHHCGEEEVPSHHRLINDCMYDILGVQSKRNVLHKRKYDFFNSSSNQRRPKGGNVVSSNISVYPHKTRFPKEDMLMQVVELHRSGSIGSDASILAPALSSCADRKTLTGGAQLQALLVKVGYDSSILVGSSLISFYSRCGQLGNAHMVFLGMAAKNTVSWTALISGYAQDNQVEPCLHFFALMRQSVCKPNDITFATIFSVCTNHAFLALGKSVQGLQLKMGFDSYVHVSNALVSMYAKCGSIGEARAIFESIACKDLISWNSMIFGYSQHGLAEHCLDLLKEMQGHIMPDAISFLGVLSSCRHACLVAEGRRCFMEMIEHGIKPELDHYSCMIDLLGRAGLLDEAWDLIQTMSMPPNGVVWGSLLASCRVHGSVSIGIQAAEHRLKLLPGCAAAHVQLANLYASFGCWSDVARVRKTMKERGLKTNIGCSWIEVGNKVYTFTAENRSKSQVNYVLAILDCLRSHMDYKCDILIDGLDWD is encoded by the coding sequence ATGCCCAATCATCTCTTCTGCCGGTTCAAAAATCGTGCTGTTCTACCAGCATTGGCGGTAATTCGTCTAGTTGTGGCAAATTTTGGCACATCCTCAGCAGTTGAGAGGTCGAGAAAACAAAGGTGTGCCAACATCCACAATGCATTGAGCGTTTTGGACCTAGTACCAACCAAGCACCATTGTGGTGAAGAGGAAGTTCCATCCCATCACCGCCTTATCAATGACTGTATGTATGACATCCTGGGAGTTCAGTCAAAGCGGAATGTTCTGCATAAGAGAAAATATGACTTTTTTAACTCAAGCTCAAATCAACGACGGCCTAAAGGTGGTAATGTTGTCTCAAGTAATATCTCAGTTTACCCTCACAAGACTAGATTCCCAAAGGAGGACATGCTTATGCAGGTAGTGGAACTGCATAGGAGTGGGAGCATCGGTTCAGATGCATCTATTTTGGCACCTGCGCTGAGTTCTTGTGCTGACAGGAAAACCCTTACTGGAGGTGCACAGCTTCAGGCTTTACTAGTGAAAGTGGGATATGACTCCTCTATCCTTGTTGGCAGCTCATTGATCAGCTTTTATTCAAGATGTGGCCAGTTGGGAAATGCTCATATGGTTTTCCTGGGCATGGCGGCAAAAAACACAGTGTCATGGACAGCACTTATTTCTGGTTATGCCCAGGATAATCAGGTGGAGCCATGTCTCCATTTTTTTGCACTGATGAGGCAGTCTGTGTGCAAGCCAAATGACATCACATTTGCAACTATATTCAGTGTGTGCACTAACCATGCATTTCTTGCCCTTGGTAAAAGCGTTCAAGGCCTACAACTGAAAATGGGTTTCGATTCCTATGTGCATGTGTCCAATGCATTGGTATCAATGTATGCAAAGTGTGGGAGTATTGGTGAAGCACGAGCCATATTTGAGAGCATCGCCTGCAAAGACCTCATCTCATGGAACTCCATGATCTTTGGATATTCACAGCATGGCCTTGCTGAACATTGCCTTGATTTGCTGAAAGAAATGCAAGGGCACATAATGCCGGATGCAATATCCTTCCTAGGCGTGCTTTCGTCATGCCGGCATGCATGCCTTGTAGCAGAAGGCCGACGCTGCTTCATGGAAATGATTGAGCATGGAATAAAACCAGAGCTAGATCATTACTCATGTATGATTGATCTCCTTGGTCGTGCAGGACTGCTTGATGAAGCGTGGGATCTTATCCAGACGATGTCCATGCCCCCAAATGGTGTCGTATGGGGCTCCCTGCTAGCTTCCTGTAGAGTGCACGGAAGTGTTTCAATTGGCATACAGGCTGCAGAGCACCGTCTTAAGCTTTTACCAGGTTGCGCGGCAGCTCATGTGCAGCTAGCGAATTTGTATGCAAGCTTTGGCTGCTGGAGTGATGTGGCAAGAGTGAGGAAGACAATGAAAGAAAGAGGGCTGAAAACAAACATTGGGTGCAGTTGGATAGAAGTTGGCAACAAAGTTTACACTTTCACAGCAGAAAACAGATCAAAGAGCCAAGTAAATTATGTTCTGGCCATTCTTGATTGCTTGCGGTCACATATGGATTATAAGTGTGATATATTGATTGATGGTCTGGATTGGGACTGA
- the LOC101777403 gene encoding glutelin type-B 5, whose product MAPTACFCLCIGLLLWQSSRQLGAAAAASSSGSGSGGCEFAFDMLHPLDPIRKIRSEAGTVDYFDEANQQLLCAGAFFIPVVIDYRGLVLPRYANGGVLALAQQGTGIVGWTFPGCPEAYQKFRQGDVIALRPGVPHWFYNDGGNNEPLELIMFYDINTNSNQLQPQHKDFTFAGSNSNRSRNIFKGLTTKSISQSLEINQDLATRLQGPSNDTRGTIVRVPNGLRLRLAAQLNLNTTTATQLQDEEHETGQAQPGRQSKTLLPDNRYLNCLMKVIMNLEDPHSRRITRLTGDSFPILNSLGLSVERGTLKPNEIVSPYYTINAQTVVYVTGGSARLQVVDNRGVAVLNDALRQGQLLVIPQYYVVLIEAGQDAGFEYVAFKTNANPLISRIAGPGSVLRGLPVGVIAASYNFSTADAIKIKNSRGNDERAV is encoded by the exons atggctccTACCGCTTGCTTTTGCTTGTGCATCGGCCTCCTCCTGTGGCAAAGCTCTCGCCAGCTtggagcagctgctgctgcttccagctccggctccggctccggcggctgTGAGTTCGCGTTCGACATGCTGCACCCGCTCGATCCGATTCGGAAGATAAGATCGGAAGCGGGGACCGTCGACTACTTCGACGAGGCGAACCAGCAGCTCCTCTGTGCGGGTGCCTTTTTCATTCCCGTTGTCATTGACTACCGGGGCCTTGTGCTACCTCGCTATGCCAACGGTGGTGTCCTAGCCCTTGCCCAGCAAG gtACAGGAATTGTGGGATGGACTTTCCCTGGATGCCCCGAAGCGTACCAGAAGTTCAGACAAGGCGATGTCATTGCACTAAGGCCTGGTGTTCCGCACTGGTTTTACAATGACGGCGGCAATAATGAACCACTCGAGTTGATCATGTTTTACGACATAAACACCAACTCTAACCAGCTTCAACCACAGCACAAG GATTTCACTTTCGCTGGTTCCAACAGCAACCGAAGCAGGAACATCTTCAAAGGACTCACCACCAAGTCCATAAGCCAGTCCCTTGAGATCAACCAGGACCTGGCAACAAGACTGCAGGGTCCAAGTAATGACACTAGAGGCACCATAGTTCGCGTGCCGAATGGCCTCCGTCTACGTCTAGCGGCGCAGCTGAATCTGAACACCACGACCGCGACGCAGTTACAAGATGAAGAGCATGAAACAGGGCAGGCGCAGCCGGGACGACAAAGCAAGACCCTTCTGCCGGACAACAGGTACCTGAATTGCTTGATGAAGGTGATAATGAACTTGGAAGACCCTCATTCCCGGAGGATCACACGTCTGACCGGCGACAGCTTTCCCATCCTCAACTCCCTGGGATTGAGCGTTGAGAGAGGGACTCTAAAACCG AACGAAATTGTTTCACCATACTACACCATCAACGCCCAAACCGTGGTGTACGTGACCGGAGGAAGCGCCCGGCTGCAGGTTGTTGACAACCGTGGGGTGGCAGTGCTGAACGATGCGCTTCGCCAGGGGCAGCTGCTGGTCATACCGCAGTATTACGTCGTCCTAATAGAAGCAGGTCAGGATGCTGGGTTCGAATACGTCGCGTTCAAGACCAACGCGAACCCTCTGATCAGCCGCATCGCAGGGCCCGGATCCGTCCTACGTGGCTTGCCAGTTGGTGTCATCGCTGCTTCTTATAATTTCTCGACGGCGGACGCGATAAAGATTAAGAATAGTCGGGGCAACGACGAACGAGCTGTATGA